One genomic segment of Microvirga ossetica includes these proteins:
- a CDS encoding DUF6894 family protein, with translation MPRYYFDLYQGAQRISEDASGYDCPSDEDARQFARMSNGLVALDPVLSSPSQNHRVVVLNEDGQSIFTMSVSQAAFSTAASSDVSLLS, from the coding sequence ATGCCAAGGTACTACTTCGACCTCTATCAGGGGGCGCAACGCATCTCCGAAGATGCCTCGGGCTATGATTGTCCCAGTGACGAAGATGCCCGGCAGTTCGCCCGCATGAGCAATGGGTTGGTCGCTCTCGACCCGGTCTTGTCTAGTCCCTCGCAGAACCATCGCGTTGTAGTCTTGAACGAGGACGGGCAGAGCATCTTCACTATGTCCGTATCTCAAGCAGCCTTCTCTACAGCCGCTTCATCGGATGTCTCGCTTCTTTCCTGA
- a CDS encoding NepR family anti-sigma factor, protein MLVTGISERDINPSHNPKALALELVSAGLKRKVRSECPAGHEVSYSFAETSSPVREFRLEYARRSAPIAQWRRSMLPDDKRNCTGSALIGPTVQQQRITFFLGHSLRSHYEDVIKEPIPDRLQALAEQLERRAFFDVQ, encoded by the coding sequence GTGCTGGTGACGGGCATTTCAGAGCGAGACATCAACCCATCACACAACCCCAAAGCCCTCGCCCTGGAGTTGGTTTCAGCGGGGCTGAAAAGAAAAGTTCGTAGCGAGTGCCCGGCTGGCCACGAGGTTTCTTATAGCTTCGCTGAAACCAGTTCACCGGTCCGTGAGTTTCGGCTGGAATATGCAAGACGAAGTGCACCGATAGCGCAATGGAGGAGATCCATGCTGCCGGACGATAAAAGAAACTGCACCGGATCAGCGCTGATTGGCCCCACTGTCCAGCAACAGCGGATCACCTTCTTCCTCGGCCATTCCCTTCGGAGCCATTACGAGGATGTGATAAAGGAACCTATCCCGGACCGTCTGCAAGCGCTCGCTGAACAATTGGAGCGAAGGGCATTCTTTGACGTTCAATAG